The Microcella flavibacter DNA segment CCGGAGCAGGGCCGTGGGTGCTGCTCGCCCTCGCCGCCATCATCTTCGTCGAGACGGGACTGCTGTTCCCCTTCCTGCCGGGCGACAGCCTGCTGTTCGCCGCCGGACTGCTGAGCCCGCAGCTCGGCCTTCCCATCCCGCTCGTGCTGGTCGTCGCGGCGGCCGCAGCCATTGCCGGCGATCAGATCGGCTACCTGCTGGGTCGGCGCTACGGTCGGCGGCTGTTCTCGCCTGACGCGAGGATCCTCAAGTCCTCATATCTCGAGCAGGCGGACGCGTTCTTCCTCAAGCACGGCGCGAGAGCGCTCGTGCTGGCTCGCTTCGTGCCGATCGCGCGCACCTTCGTTCCACCGGTCGTGGGAATGTCCCGCCTGCCGTACCGCACCTTCGTCCTCTGGAACGTGCTCGGGGCGGTCGCGTGGGTCGCGATCGCCGTGCTCGCCGGGCGGTGGCTCGGCGGCGTGCCGCGGGTCGCGCACAACGTCGACGCCATCGCCCTTGCGGTCGTCGCGATCTCTGTCGTCCCGCTGGTGATCGAGGTGGTGCGCGCTCGCCGAGCGGCACGCCTGCGCGACGCGGACTGAACGACCACGGGAGTGGAGCGCGGCAGTCACAATGGAACGCATGCGGGTGCTGCTTGTGGAGGACGAACGACGGCTGGCCGAGGCGGTCCGACACGGGCTGATCGCCGAGGCGTTCAGCGTCGACTGGGCCGACAACGGCATCGACGGACTGTGGAAGGCCAAGGAGCAGCAGTACGACGTCGTGGTGCTGGACATCATGCTGCCGGGCCTCAACGGCTACAAGGTGTGCGAGGGCATGCGCGCAGCCGGCATCTGGACGCCCGTGCTGATGCTGACGGCGAAGGACGGAGAATACGACCAGGCGGATGCCTTCGACCTGGGTGCCGACGACTACCTGATCAAGCCGTGCTCGTTCATCGTGCTCGTCGCGAGGCTGCGAGCGCTCGTGCGCCGCGGCGCGCCGGAGCGGCCGGTCGCGCTCAGCGTGGGCGACCTTTCGCTGGATCCGGTGCGCCACCGCGTCGAGCGCGGCGGGACGGAGATCGCGCTCACACCGCGGGAGTTCGGGCTGCTCGAGTTCTTGATGCGGCACCCCGGCGAGGTCGCCACGAAGACGCAGATCGTGGAGGCGGTCTGGGACGCGGCCTACGAGGGCGACCACAACGTGGTGGAGGTCTACATCGGCTACCTGAGGAAGAAGATTGACCAGCCGTTCGGACGCACATCGATCAGGACGGTGCGCGGTGTCGGCTATCGACTCATAGCTCGGGACTGACCTCTCGAGTCCGGGTCCGTCCGCGTCGTCACGCCCGGCGTCACGCCTCGCGCTGCCGCGGCAGCGTGACGCGCAGCGCAGCTCCGGTGCCGCTGTCGACGACCTCGACCTTGCCGCCGTGAGCGAGCACGATCTCCTTGACGATCGCGAGGCCGAGTCCGGTGCCGCCCTCGTCGCGGGCCCTGCTCTCGTCCAGCCGCACGAAGCGGTCGAACACGCGCTCCCGGTCGGCGGCGGGGATGCCCGGCCCGTCGTCGCGCACTTCGATGACGGCAATGCCGTCCTCGGCTCGCACACTCAGCGCCACCACCTCGCGCGCGTGCCGCACGGCATTGTCGACGAGGTTCCGGACGGCCTGGGCCAGCTGAGGCGACGACCCAGAGACGCGCACCGCCTCGATCCTCGCCTCGACCGTCAAGGCGGTGGTGGAGCGGATGCGGTCGCGCTCGGCCGCGAGCAGATCGTCGAGGTCGACGTCATGCTGCTCTCGGGCGAGCCCCCGCTCGTCAGCTCGGGCGAGCAGCAGCAGCCCGTTCACGAGCCGCTCCATCCGTGTCGCCTCCTCGACGAAAGCCTCCGCGGCGGTCCCAGAGAGCGCCCCGTCGGGATGGGCGACGACCGTCTCCCCCATCGCCTTGATCGTGGCGATCGGGCTGCGCAGCTCGTGGCTGGCGTCGGCGACGAACCGCCGCTGCGAGAGCTGAGCCGCCTCCAGCCGCCCCAGCATCCCATTCATCGTCACGGCCAGCCGGCCGATCTCGTCCTGCGCCGCGGGGACGGGCACGCGCTCGGTCAACTGCCGTCCGCCGATCGCGGCCACCTTCGCACGGATGGCCTCCACCGGCTGCAGCGAGCGACCAACGAGCCAGTACGTCGAGACAGCGACGACGAGCACAAGGATGGGGTAGCCGATCGCCAGCAGCGGCAGCACTGCGGCCGTGCTCTCGTCCACCGACTCGAGCGACTGCGCGACGAGGACGGTGTACGTCCCGGTCGGCGTCCCGATGGCGGCGCGCGCGACTCGGTACGCCTCTTCCTCCTCCACCGGCAGCGTCGCATCGTCCCAGACGATCCCGTCGGCGGGGTCGAGGGGCTGGCCGAGCGCAGGCTCACCTTCCAGGTCGGCCGACTGGCTCGCCACGTCGCCGTCGGCGGTGAGGATCTGCACCACCGTGCCCTGGCGCGACGCGCTCTGCGCGGTCGACCCTAGCGACCGCGCCAGCGCGTCGGCGCTCGTTCCAGCCGGGATCGCCTCGAGCTCGACGAAGACCTCCTCGACGCGGTCCTGCACCGACGCCTCGACACTCGCGCTCAACGAGCGCCGCAGCAGCAGTACGAGCGCCGCCGAACCCAGCGCGAGCGCGACGGCGACGATGATGGTGGCGGCCAGCGCTGCTCGGGCTCGAACCCCGATGACGCCGCGCAGCGGCTCCGGCGCGCGAGACGAGCTCGTGCTGGTGCCGTGATTCATCGCTCCGCCCTTGCCATGGCCGAACGATATCCCAGCCGATTCAGCGGTGTGCTCGCGCCTGAGAGCGCTCTCAGGTGGCCAGGTCGGCCCGGATCGGCAGCGGTCCGCCGTGCCGCTCAGCCAATGGACGCGGGCACCTCGTAGTCGGTTGCGGCTAGGTCCAGCTCATCCGGTCCCGGATCGGCGTCGACGATCGAGACGGCGCTCGGACGTCAGACTGCTGAACCTGGGCGATGCTCATAGCCACGTCCTTCGCCTCCGGTGCGCTGAAACGGGCGCGCCAGACCTGCGCATCCACGGCGAGGCGCACCACCGCTCCATCGCGTTCGGCGAGCGGCTCAACAGCTCCGAGGCGAGCCAGGATGCGGCCCATCACCGGATCGTTGGGTTCGACGAGCATAGACCGCGCCATTCGCGCCGTTCGTTCGTCGGTCGCCAGTTCACTCAAGCTCGGCATCGTCGGTTCCTCTCGGCGTTCGTCACCGACGACGTGCGCCGACAGCCCTGGGGGATCAGCGGCGCGGAGGTGCGTTATGAACCGTCGCTGGCGTCGTCCACGATGAGCCCAGCCTCGACCAGCGCCGCTCGCACCGCCTTGCGGTCTACGCCCATCCGGCGACCGATCGCCCGCATCGAGACACCCGCCCGCGTGAGCCGCACGGACTCCGCCTTCTCGTCGAGGCCCAGCCCCGGTCGACGACTCGGCACGTTCCGGCGCCGGAGGTGGGAGAACACCGTGGCACGATGGATTCCGTACCGCTCCGCGAGGTGCTTGACGCCCATCCCGGCCAGGTAGTCGCCGATGAGAGCGTCGACCTCAGCAGCGGTCAGAAAAGTTTGAGCCGTCTCGACAGTCCTTACGACTGGCCCCCGATCGTCCCTCGGAGCG contains these protein-coding regions:
- a CDS encoding VTT domain-containing protein, with product MPDVFLAGLLDPVSLLTGAGPWVLLALAAIIFVETGLLFPFLPGDSLLFAAGLLSPQLGLPIPLVLVVAAAAAIAGDQIGYLLGRRYGRRLFSPDARILKSSYLEQADAFFLKHGARALVLARFVPIARTFVPPVVGMSRLPYRTFVLWNVLGAVAWVAIAVLAGRWLGGVPRVAHNVDAIALAVVAISVVPLVIEVVRARRAARLRDAD
- a CDS encoding response regulator transcription factor: MRVLLVEDERRLAEAVRHGLIAEAFSVDWADNGIDGLWKAKEQQYDVVVLDIMLPGLNGYKVCEGMRAAGIWTPVLMLTAKDGEYDQADAFDLGADDYLIKPCSFIVLVARLRALVRRGAPERPVALSVGDLSLDPVRHRVERGGTEIALTPREFGLLEFLMRHPGEVATKTQIVEAVWDAAYEGDHNVVEVYIGYLRKKIDQPFGRTSIRTVRGVGYRLIARD
- a CDS encoding sensor histidine kinase, with amino-acid sequence MNHGTSTSSSRAPEPLRGVIGVRARAALAATIIVAVALALGSAALVLLLRRSLSASVEASVQDRVEEVFVELEAIPAGTSADALARSLGSTAQSASRQGTVVQILTADGDVASQSADLEGEPALGQPLDPADGIVWDDATLPVEEEEAYRVARAAIGTPTGTYTVLVAQSLESVDESTAAVLPLLAIGYPILVLVVAVSTYWLVGRSLQPVEAIRAKVAAIGGRQLTERVPVPAAQDEIGRLAVTMNGMLGRLEAAQLSQRRFVADASHELRSPIATIKAMGETVVAHPDGALSGTAAEAFVEEATRMERLVNGLLLLARADERGLAREQHDVDLDDLLAAERDRIRSTTALTVEARIEAVRVSGSSPQLAQAVRNLVDNAVRHAREVVALSVRAEDGIAVIEVRDDGPGIPAADRERVFDRFVRLDESRARDEGGTGLGLAIVKEIVLAHGGKVEVVDSGTGAALRVTLPRQREA